In a single window of the Procambarus clarkii isolate CNS0578487 chromosome 51, FALCON_Pclarkii_2.0, whole genome shotgun sequence genome:
- the LOC123774598 gene encoding uncharacterized protein produces MLTAAAATVCALVFSAGESEAVQKRWVRTWDLDSLDNWQGRRPPCAGKAAVLDRYPHTSMFLGDLLTLGSVELPVEGELIFGEGANMVFDHVAKDDCQDATWTHRGPDHWWDPESWADPGFPDPSSSPVPHINRVPCTRDGAVFTHTSGSLYRVHLSPPAISVSNLSIGNKNFTTSEFAAFTRTTEGKFRFVGVSSSSDNAPLYVESPEYCMDITGCLCGIETAASICSIMSSKCVQPQCDNPKKMTGFCCPVCGAEMTISHNGTLPLASVVELLKDYLNTPANQHVLGYATKMDDEHFHVYFTAVNENGDYKTASEVFKIKFEQELNSAKSHMVLITSTGAITSSILSSVSPHNVAATFITLAVCLALGVTVYYLHKRRATSTFSFMFRRLESSSRRVSVVSDVMGGGRRASTSSIFTYSREGGLRFLNPIFNQSMASLAAAGLTAMSSDLVQAPPGEHVEGQRENPMYTAYQNMTPEEQQASEDTVRARERILEAAGELVASLDSSPVHTKEVKISGVATSDLGVIEEEREAKKETNDPDEGTEDSIEDIDDDNKDPLGAVVVSFINEDKHGRDVLRYHAKNEVKPEERKENPLTSKEEYSSGIDGSKSAMTVKVPVDVENIQTDESTSRPELTETAAAPAQPTSIFELDNSFPSSSSEDDNTSIEIANLEGFTPSVNIKFDG; encoded by the exons ATGttaactgctgctgctgcaacagtctGCGCGCTCGTCTTCTCAG CTGGGGAGAGCGAAGCCGTCCAGAAGCGATGGGTGAGGACGTGGGACCTGGATTCTCTGGACAACTGGCAGGGACGCCGCCCTCCCTGTGCGGGCAAGGCTGCCGTTCTTGACCGCTATCCACACACCTCG ATGTTTCTCGGGGACCTGTTAACACTCGGGTCGGTGGAGTTGCCGGTGGAGGGCGAACTCATCTTTGGAGAGGGAGCCAATATGGTGTTTGATCACGTTGCCAAGGATGATTGTCAAG atGCGACTTGGACTCACCGCGGGCCTGACCACTGGTGGGACCCGGAGTCCTGGGCGGACCCAGGCTTCCCGGACCCGTCCTCCTCTCCGGTGCCTCACATTAACCgcgtcccctgcaccagagacggCGCTGTCTTCACCCACACCAGCGGGTCCCTGTACAGGGTCCATCTCTCACCGCCAGCCATCTCCGTCAGCAACCTTTCTATTGGTAATAAG AATTTCACCACTTCAGAGTTTGCAGCATTTACCAGAACCACAGAGGGAAAATTTAGGTTTGTTGGCGTCTCTTCAAGTAGTGATAATGCTCCTCTATATGTGGAAAGTCCTGAGTACTGCATGGATATAACAGGTTGTCTGTGTGGCATTGAGACTGCTGCCTCCATCTGCAGCATCATGTCCAGCAAGTGTGTACAACCTCAGTGTGACAACCCAAAAAAGATGACAGGCTTCTGCTGTCCTGTGTGTG GAGCTGAAATGACAATAAGCCACAATGGCACACTTCCCCTTGCTAGTGTGGTGGAGCTCTTGAAGGATTACTTGAACACTCCTGCCAACCAACATGTCTTAGGCTATGCTACAAAAATGGATGatgaacattttcatgtgtattTCACTGCTGTTAATGAAAATGGAGACTATAAAACAGCATCAGAAGTCTTCAAAATTAAATTTGAACAAG AATTGAATTCGGCCAAGTCACACATGGTGTTAATAACGTCCACTGGAGCCATTACCTCCAGTATCTTGAGTAGTGTCAGCCCCCACAACGTGGCTGCCACCTTCATCACCTTGGCTGTCTGCCTGGCTCTGGGCGTCACCGTCTATTACCTACACAAGCGCAG AGCAACATCTACATTTTCCTTCATGTTCCGACGCCTGGAAAGCAGCAGTCGACGTGTGTCTGTGGTGAGTGACGTCATGGGCGGGGGACGGAGAGCATCAACCTCTAGTATATTCACGTACAGCAGAGAAGGTGGCTTGAGGTTCCTCAACCCTATTTTCAATCAGTCCATGGCA TCTCTGGCAGCGGCGGGCCTGACAGCCATGAGCAGTGATCTCGTTCAAGCACCTCCAGGAGAACACGTGGAGGGTCAGCGTGAGAACCCTATGTATACTGCCTATCAGAACATGACCCCGGAGGAACAGCAG GCTTCGGAAGATACTGTGCGTGCTCGGGAGAGGATCCTGGAGGCTGCCGGTGAACTTGTTGCTTCCTTGGATTCTTCCCCAGTTCACACGAAAGAAGTTAAAATATCAGGTGTAGCTACGAGTGACCTTGGGGTtatagaagaagagagagaagctAAGAAGGAAACAAATGATCCAGACGAGGGAACTGAGGACAGCATTGAAGACATTGACGATGATAACAAGGACCCTCTTGGAGCAGTAGTAGTTAGTTTTATTAATGAAGATAAACATGGCCGTGATGTCCTTCGATATCATGCAAAAAATGAGGTCAAACCTGAAGAGAGGAAAGAAAATCCATTAACGAGTAAAGAAGAGTATTCCTCGGGTATAGATGGCTCGAAGAGTGCTATGACTGTCAAGGTTCCTGTAGATGTTGAGAATATTCAGACTGACGAGTCAACAAGCAGGCCAGAATTAACAGAAACTGCTGCGGCTCCAGCACAACCAACCAGTATTTTTGAATTAGACAATTCTTTTCCCAGTTCCTCCTCTGAGGACGACAATACCTCAATTGAAATTGCAAATCTTGAAGGTTTTACTCCTTCAGTCAATATCAAGTTTGATGGTTAG